GACAAGTTTCGTCGTAAATTAGCCGCTGCTGAACAGCGTGGCGATACAGCGATTATTATGCAGTTCAAAAGAGAAATTACGGCAGTTACAAAGCGCATAGCCAATGTTAAAGGTCAACAAACACGTCAGCTTAACAAAGAGGGTGGTGAAGTTAGAAATTTACCTTTTAAACGTGAATTGACCAAAGCTGAACAAGCTGACATGGGTAAGTTAAAAAAGACTGTTAAAGGTTTAGTTGTTGTTCATCCGATGACGGCTCTTGGTCGTGAAATGGGCATAAAGGCGGTAACCGGTTTCGCACCGAATAAGTTTTAATTTCAGCCCTGT
This Shewanella aestuarii DNA region includes the following protein-coding sequences:
- a CDS encoding YibL family ribosome-associated protein, yielding MNLKQELQSLNDKLDKFRRKLAAAEQRGDTAIIMQFKREITAVTKRIANVKGQQTRQLNKEGGEVRNLPFKRELTKAEQADMGKLKKTVKGLVVVHPMTALGREMGIKAVTGFAPNKF